Genomic segment of Corticium candelabrum chromosome 16, ooCorCand1.1, whole genome shotgun sequence:
GTTGAgttcattttaattaacaccagaGTGAATCATCAGGTGCAGAAAAAACCTTCTCGACATTTCGGTCTTGACATATTGCTCCCTAGTACGTATTACTCTTCTAGTTTTTGATTAATCTGAAGGTCTGTTTGAAAATTGGAGAAACCGTAATTAGAACTTGTCTGTCATTAGCAGGTCTTTACAACAATAATTGTGTCCATGCatatgtgtgcacatgcgcacaacGTACAAGAACTGGTGTATCTAATGTCATTCACTAGACATGTATTGCTAATTCTCTATTGGTTAGCCAATCCAGGCCCGGTTGGCATCTACCGTTCTGTAACCGCCTCGTCACGAGCTTTCCAGCGTTAAGTTTCACTTTCCTACGTTTACAGGCTGGCTGGTGAACTGGTTCCACCAATTAAAACAATTTTAGGAAGACTACACTAATCTGTATCTGAGTTGCTCAACCTCtaaacatcacgtgacaagaACAAACTTCAGGCATTATCTAATAACCGTGATGAACAGACACGAATTTGACTTCAAGAACCAGTCTCCCCCTGCCATTCCCTCTATGTCAACTTTGAAAAACCGAATTCTAATCTGGATGTGTGACAGATCAGCACATGTTGTCATGTACCCTACAACTGTTGTGCACTGAAATCATGCATGTAATCGTATTATAAAAAAGCAATGTCGAACTCATCCAATAATAATACACAGCTAATATCGATCCTACTACTAAGTCCACTACAGCAGCTGAGGGAAAAACCAGCAGTCTGAAGCCTCAGCAGTCAGCACTTATTCTACTCGTGTCATGTCAATATATAGCAGAGAGGGGGGAGAAGGAGGGCATACAAACAAGCCAGAAACAACCCACCTAACTACAACAGGGTTCCTTCACCGTCGTCGTTTACCACAGGCCCAACTTTCCCATTGACGAACCCATTTGTCGTTAGGTCCGATTTCGATGTCATTCTCACATACTTGTCGTCTGCATCGCCCAACTCTCGGTTCACGTCTCGTTTCCCGTTCTGCACAGTCATCCTCATGTATTCGTCGGCATCCTGTTCTTCCACGACGTCTGGTTTACTGACATCTGCTCTTGCCAAGTTCACACTCATTCTCATGTATTCGTCATCACCAGTCGCATCGACCTCCTTTCGTTCCTTACCACTTGCTGTAGACACTGTTCTTTGCCTTTTAGTAGCCGTCTCATGTCCATCGGTACGACTGACATAGTCATCAACTCGCTCCGGAGACTTAATCccattttgtttgtcatcaCTTGATGTCGGCAATTTCAGCGACATCGGCAAGTAGTTGCCgccttcctcttcttcttccgGTGCTGTGACAAATGCTTGATCGCCATCAGTAAGTGCCGATGACTTCAACAACATTGGCAAGTAGTTATCGCTGTCATCCGGTGATGTCACTGTTGGGTCCTTCATGCGGGGGCGAGGGGACGAATCAAGATTCATGATTGTGTAGCCAGTAGGAGACAACAGAGTTTCACGTTCGTCAAGTGTGTCTCTGTTGTAGCTCACACTCGGCGTCTTAGACATCGGACTCATGTTTTCGTAGCCGTCCGGGTCATCGACGTTGGAACTATAAGAGCCCCCGTCCAGTCTCTCAAGCATCATCACCAACTGAGAGAAAGTCGGACGATTGTGCGGCTCGACAAGCCAACACGACGACATTATCTCAAATCTAAAGTGTACCCACCGTGAGCAACAAtgactaacacaacaacaactacaaacatAGACACGGATCCTTACAAGTCGTGGGTGCAAATCGCCGGCTTCTGTAATCGATGCCCCTTCAGCAGCAACTCGGTCAATTCGTGATTCGCGACTCCAGGATATGGTTGCATACCGAGACTCAGTATCTCCCACATGGTCACTCCAAACGCCCACTACAAGCAACACAAATCGCTCACAAGACCGACCACGTCCATCTACGACCATACTCACTTACCACGTCAGTCTGCAACGTAAACACTTGATCATTCAAGCTCTCGATGGCCAACCATTTAACTGGTAACTTTGTCGGCGTTCCAAGCCGATAATATAACTCCTCGTGCATGTCCTTAGCAAGACCAAAGTCTCCAATCTTCACTACAAAGTCCTCATCTAAcctacaaacataaaacaacagACGATAATACGTTGTCGAGTACGGAACAAAGCGTAAATCTTTACATGCAGTTGCGTGCGGCTAAATCACGATGAACAAAGTTCTGGCGAGAAAGGTAGTCCATCCCACGAGCAATATCATTGACAAATTGCATGAGGCGATCAAGAGACAGCTAGATGTCAAAGTGAACATCACATAGACAACTTAGACGTCGACGGTTAGAGACAAAAGTACCATGTTGTCAGTCATCGTATCCATCGATGATGCGGAGCCTCTGCGTTTCTTGAGAAACGAGTGTAGATCGCCGTTGGCCATGAACGGCAAGATGATGATTGGAGGATCCTCCTCAGGAAAGCACACACCCGTGAGGCCCATCACATTACGATGACGAAAGTCCTTCATTACGATCCCTTCGGACAGGAACCGAGACATGTCACTGACACTATCCAAAGCTAAAGAGAGAGAACAAACGTGTCGTGTCGAGCAATGAAGCGAACGACTTCACGCATGGCTCACTCTTCATCGTCTTTAGAGCAACCGTTTCTACTGTAGACGGATCGTCGGCCGCAGTGAGGGTGCCCTTGTACACAAATCCAAATGCGCCTACAATTAAACAAGAAAAATCGAATACTATTCGATTAACTAATTCAAATAATGATTTGGACCTTTTCCGAGTTCCTCTCCGAATTGTATTTGACTATATTCCACAATGCAATCCTCCAGTTCTTCAAACCAGTTTTCTTTCAACACGTCCATCATGTCCGACTTGGGTCCTGTAGAGAGACAGGCGATAGAGAAAAATACCCCTGACGCTTTAACATTGTGACTAACTCGACGCTTTCCTACTCGCATTGTGCATTCTCATAGACAGAGTCTCTTTGTACGAGACGCTACCACTGATACTGCCACTCGAATCGGAATACACATCCATGTAACGTGCAGAACTGCTCTCTTGAGCATCTCGAAGTACACTGCATTACACAAAATTGATCCATAAAAAAAATGACATCAACACAAGCTACCAATCAATCAAACTGACGTTAGTTCTCTCTCCAGAGTACTGACGTTTGTTTTTTCCTTGTGTTGACGATACAATAGAAACGCGACGACGGAGATTAGAACTATTGCGATGATACATCCGAATACGACACCGATGGCCCACAACGGCTGTGAGTCACTCTCGTCCTTCTTGCCATCGATCGGGCCCAACTGCAGGCAGTCGACTCGAGTGCTGAGACGCAGACTAATATTCAACTTGGGAGTGCCCACTACGGACGGTAGACTGGCAGTCGAATTCCTATCCAGAATATCGCTAGCGACACTCGCATTAATATTCCCATACACAGAGTAATCGAGTAATATCCCCGCTTGCTCGGTTCTAGGATTCACTCCGGTGCAAGGGAATATGAAAAAGAAAACTAGGAGAAAGCAAAAAATGAACGACTAATAGCGGGAATAGAC
This window contains:
- the LOC134191923 gene encoding tyrosine-protein kinase receptor TYRO3-like isoform X2 gives rise to the protein MMSRAATLTFIGIALCHVQTAFGFNLFIDRDFGVNVLHWGDVFANDALYFIKDDVPFAGTLGNNLLHLITVQTTHRLKFTWNTDPDEIVTYKWAFNSTDLRVLARPYLSINHTGIVPREEVFFFIFPCTGVNPRTEQAGILLDYSVYGNINASVASDILDRNSTASLPSVVGTPKLNISLRLSTRVDCLQLGPIDGKKDESDSQPLWAIGVVFGCIIAIVLISVVAFLLYRQHKEKTNVSTLERELTVLRDAQESSSARYMDVYSDSSGSISGSVSYKETLSMRMHNASRKASRPKSDMMDVLKENWFEELEDCIVEYSQIQFGEELGKGAFGFVYKGTLTAADDPSTVETVALKTMKTLDSVSDMSRFLSEGIVMKDFRHRNVMGLTGVCFPEEDPPIIILPFMANGDLHSFLKKRRGSASSMDTMTDNMLSLDRLMQFVNDIARGMDYLSRQNFVHRDLAARNCMLDEDFVVKIGDFGLAKDMHEELYYRLGTPTKLPVKWLAIESLNDQVFTLQTDVWAFGVTMWEILSLGMQPYPGVANHELTELLLKGHRLQKPAICTHDLFEIMSSCWLVEPHNRPTFSQLVMMLERLDGGSYSSNVDDPDGYENMSPMSKTPSVSYNRDTLDERETLLSPTGYTIMNLDSSPRPRMKDPTVTSPDDSDNYLPMLLKSSALTDGDQAFVTAPEEEEEGGNYLPMSLKLPTSSDDKQNGIKSPERVDDYVSRTDGHETATKRQRTVSTASGKERKEVDATGDDEYMRMSVNLARADVSKPDVVEEQDADEYMRMTVQNGKRDVNRELGDADDKYVRMTSKSDLTTNGFVNGKVGPVVNDDGEGTLL
- the LOC134191923 gene encoding tyrosine-protein kinase Dnt-like isoform X1; translation: MRTYTVLSRRSRHTRKACSLFINSMLFANQIAQAICPPTDYAYEASSHSLGTPDMRRHHELHRKWACLHPASSECTRANQREVIAAGDSQSVCTPSHSAVSRTAKRVSRLTKQRKLDYVFACSLPSMMSRAATLTFIGIALCHVQTAFGFNLFIDRDFGVNVLHWGDVFANDALYFIKDDVPFAGTLGNNLLHLITVQTTHRLKFTWNTDPDEIVTYKWAFNSTDLRVLARPYLSINHTGIVPREEVFFFIFPCTGVNPRTEQAGILLDYSVYGNINASVASDILDRNSTASLPSVVGTPKLNISLRLSTRVDCLQLGPIDGKKDESDSQPLWAIGVVFGCIIAIVLISVVAFLLYRQHKEKTNVSTLERELTVLRDAQESSSARYMDVYSDSSGSISGSVSYKETLSMRMHNASRKASRPKSDMMDVLKENWFEELEDCIVEYSQIQFGEELGKGAFGFVYKGTLTAADDPSTVETVALKTMKTLDSVSDMSRFLSEGIVMKDFRHRNVMGLTGVCFPEEDPPIIILPFMANGDLHSFLKKRRGSASSMDTMTDNMLSLDRLMQFVNDIARGMDYLSRQNFVHRDLAARNCMLDEDFVVKIGDFGLAKDMHEELYYRLGTPTKLPVKWLAIESLNDQVFTLQTDVWAFGVTMWEILSLGMQPYPGVANHELTELLLKGHRLQKPAICTHDLFEIMSSCWLVEPHNRPTFSQLVMMLERLDGGSYSSNVDDPDGYENMSPMSKTPSVSYNRDTLDERETLLSPTGYTIMNLDSSPRPRMKDPTVTSPDDSDNYLPMLLKSSALTDGDQAFVTAPEEEEEGGNYLPMSLKLPTSSDDKQNGIKSPERVDDYVSRTDGHETATKRQRTVSTASGKERKEVDATGDDEYMRMSVNLARADVSKPDVVEEQDADEYMRMTVQNGKRDVNRELGDADDKYVRMTSKSDLTTNGFVNGKVGPVVNDDGEGTLL